A part of Campylobacter ureolyticus ACS-301-V-Sch3b genomic DNA contains:
- a CDS encoding GNAT family N-acetyltransferase: MIRKATNSDIKALLEIENESFNEFKLSKSSFYYHIKRNFLYVYELESDKSILKKREILGYCLVFSYLKIPRIYSIAVSKKARNLGVGSAMLEFLTLKFKTLRLEVRSDNKAIHLYEKFGFKKVKILPNYYEDCDGILMIR, translated from the coding sequence ATGATAAGAAAAGCAACTAATAGCGATATAAAAGCACTTTTAGAGATAGAAAATGAAAGCTTTAATGAGTTTAAGCTAAGCAAATCTTCATTTTATTATCATATAAAAAGAAATTTTTTATATGTTTATGAGCTAGAAAGCGATAAATCTATTTTAAAAAAAAGGGAAATTCTAGGATATTGTTTAGTATTTTCATATCTTAAAATTCCTAGAATTTACTCAATCGCAGTTAGTAAAAAAGCTAGAAATTTGGGTGTTGGTTCAGCTATGCTTGAGTTTTTAACTCTAAAGTTTAAAACTCTAAGACTTGAAGTAAGAAGTGATAATAAAGCTATACATTTATATGAAAAATTTGGCTTTAAAAAGGTAAAAATTTTACCAAATTACTATGAAGATTGTGATGGGATTTTAATGATTAGATAA
- a CDS encoding MFS transporter gives MDKKISKFISFTILTLSLTTVMAGAAIAPALGMISEHFNQTSKILVSQIVSIHSIFIIFSAFLFGFLTKYLNAKNIAILGLCLYIIGGVGASFFDNIWIILFLRAILGIGVGFIQPLTNGLIGFLYDDKDKVKLLGLSSAMSSLMGLVAAPLSAYLAAISWNYSFYIYFLGVFVMVFAVLFLPTIMLRQNKSKTTNLEVLKQIYPFCVAVFLAMLTFYSFPTNFSINILEKGFVEPKYIGLLMGLQHFFVILVGVFFAKILKTFKHYCKFIFGALFGAGFLMQFLASNLNFVFLGLFLVGLGHGFLMPFIMSRVSIYVKKENMAIAMSLMSIFLYLGQFVNPYLIKFILILFSSNSSNLAFLMSFIFSIILFLWFFYIDRFYFKK, from the coding sequence ATGGATAAAAAAATTTCAAAATTTATAAGTTTTACAATCCTAACACTATCTCTTACTACAGTTATGGCTGGTGCTGCGATAGCTCCGGCACTTGGGATGATAAGTGAGCATTTTAATCAAACTAGTAAAATTTTAGTATCACAAATAGTTTCAATTCATAGTATTTTTATTATTTTTAGTGCATTTTTATTTGGCTTTTTAACAAAATATTTAAATGCTAAAAATATCGCTATTTTGGGACTTTGTCTTTATATAATAGGTGGAGTTGGAGCATCATTTTTTGATAATATTTGGATAATTTTATTTTTAAGAGCAATTTTAGGAATTGGGGTTGGTTTCATTCAACCACTTACAAACGGACTTATTGGTTTTTTATATGATGATAAAGACAAAGTAAAACTCCTAGGTTTATCATCAGCGATGTCAAGCCTTATGGGCTTAGTAGCAGCACCACTTTCAGCTTATCTTGCTGCAATTTCTTGGAATTATAGCTTTTATATCTATTTTTTAGGTGTTTTTGTTATGGTTTTTGCAGTTTTGTTTTTGCCAACCATTATGCTTAGACAAAATAAAAGTAAAACTACAAATTTAGAGGTCTTAAAACAAATCTATCCATTTTGTGTAGCTGTTTTTTTAGCTATGCTTACTTTTTATTCTTTTCCTACAAATTTTTCAATAAACATACTTGAAAAAGGTTTTGTAGAGCCAAAATATATTGGACTTCTTATGGGTCTTCAACATTTTTTTGTTATTTTAGTAGGAGTATTTTTTGCTAAAATATTAAAAACATTTAAGCATTATTGTAAGTTTATTTTTGGTGCACTTTTTGGAGCTGGATTTTTAATGCAATTTCTAGCATCAAATTTAAATTTTGTCTTTTTGGGGCTTTTTCTTGTTGGTCTTGGACATGGTTTTTTGATGCCATTTATAATGTCAAGAGTAAGCATTTATGTAAAAAAAGAAAATATGGCAATTGCAATGAGCTTAATGAGTATATTTTTATATTTGGGACAATTTGTAAATCCTTATTTGATTAAATTTATACTTATTTTATTTTCATCCAACTCTTCAAATTTAGCATTTTTAATGAGTTTTATTTTCAGTATAATTTTATTTTTATGGTTTTTTTATATAGATCGATTTTATTTTAAAAAATAA
- the fdh3B gene encoding formate dehydrogenase FDH3 subunit beta gives MARLKFYVDNDRCIGCYGCQVACSSAHEVPIGINRRKVVLLNEGVPGKEIATTIACQHCTDAPCAQVCPVQCFYVREDGVVLHDKKTCIGCGYCLYACPFGAPQFPRDGAFGIKGEMDKCTMCAGGPEETNSHEERELYGQNRIAEGKIPMCAAICSTNALLVGDATEVSNIYRTRITLRNAATKY, from the coding sequence ATGGCAAGATTAAAATTTTATGTGGATAATGATAGATGTATAGGTTGCTATGGTTGTCAAGTAGCTTGCTCTTCAGCTCATGAAGTGCCAATTGGTATAAATAGACGAAAAGTTGTGCTTTTAAACGAGGGCGTTCCTGGAAAAGAAATAGCTACAACTATAGCTTGTCAGCATTGCACGGATGCACCTTGTGCGCAAGTTTGTCCAGTTCAATGTTTTTATGTTAGAGAAGATGGCGTTGTTTTACACGATAAAAAGACCTGTATAGGTTGCGGATATTGTCTTTATGCATGTCCATTTGGTGCGCCACAATTCCCAAGAGATGGAGCTTTTGGCATAAAAGGTGAAATGGATAAATGTACAATGTGTGCAGGTGGACCTGAAGAGACTAACTCACACGAAGAAAGAGAGCTTTATGGACAAAACCGCATAGCCGAGGGTAAGATACCTATGTGTGCGGCTATCTGTTCAACAAATGCTTTGTTGGTTGGTGATGCGACTGAGGTTTCTAATATTTATAGAACTAGAATTACTTTAAGAAACGCAGCTACAAAATACTAA
- the traT gene encoding complement resistance protein TraT, with amino-acid sequence MKKYIILFLMSFLFIGCAANKAQNAGILSQSEPVFIDEKPKSQKVCIKFTNTSQTSSNLDKKLALSLSQNGYSVIDNENLADTIIKINLDYFKKINVSSGSSPRVGVGLGSGFSNFGIGFGTSANIFDSAAYEAQVSFFAKVKSLKDIKTYQTLFNYQSKEGSSFEIALNELEEKVSNQILRYLNL; translated from the coding sequence ATGAAAAAATATATTATATTGTTTTTAATGTCATTTTTATTTATTGGTTGTGCTGCTAATAAAGCTCAAAATGCTGGTATTTTGAGTCAGAGTGAGCCTGTTTTTATAGATGAAAAGCCAAAAAGCCAAAAAGTTTGTATTAAATTTACAAACACAAGCCAAACTAGTAGTAATTTAGATAAAAAACTAGCTTTAAGTTTATCGCAAAATGGTTATAGCGTAATAGATAATGAAAATCTTGCAGATACTATTATAAAGATTAATTTAGACTACTTTAAAAAAATAAATGTATCAAGTGGCTCATCTCCAAGAGTTGGTGTTGGTTTAGGTAGTGGTTTTTCAAATTTTGGTATTGGTTTTGGAACAAGTGCTAATATTTTTGATAGTGCTGCTTATGAGGCTCAAGTTTCTTTTTTTGCAAAAGTAAAAAGCTTAAAAGATATAAAAACTTATCAAACACTTTTTAATTATCAAAGCAAAGAGGGTAGTTCTTTTGAAATTGCTTTAAATGAGCTTGAAGAAAAAGTCTCAAATCAAATTTTAAGGTATTTAAACTTATGA
- a CDS encoding complement resistance protein TraT, producing the protein MKKYIILFFSIILFFGCAGKTYTDRSVVKSSKPIFIKNAPNNNSAYVNFTNTSSVDSNLTQAVSLNLAKNGYEIVSDKSEASTKIRGNLNFFRRNYIKDIDPFVVSGINFRYFGYNRLDALDDYYSSVTNSYVYDAEISLQINIDGEIYETNLYFQSDKNTNSTNTMMEILNTKISNQILNYLKFLN; encoded by the coding sequence ATGAAAAAATATATAATTTTATTTTTTAGCATTATTTTATTTTTTGGTTGTGCTGGTAAAACCTATACCGATAGAAGTGTTGTAAAAAGTTCAAAACCAATTTTTATAAAAAATGCTCCTAATAACAACTCGGCTTATGTTAATTTTACAAATACAAGTAGTGTAGATAGCAATCTAACACAGGCCGTTTCACTAAATTTAGCTAAAAATGGCTATGAGATAGTCAGCGATAAAAGTGAGGCTTCCACCAAAATCAGAGGAAATTTAAACTTTTTCAGACGAAATTATATAAAAGATATTGATCCATTTGTTGTAAGTGGTATAAATTTTAGATATTTTGGATACAATAGATTGGATGCCTTAGATGACTATTACTCATCAGTTACTAATAGCTATGTTTATGATGCAGAAATTTCACTTCAAATAAATATTGATGGTGAGATTTATGAGACAAATTTATACTTTCAAAGCGATAAAAACACAAATAGTACTAACACAATGATGGAAATTTTAAATACTAAAATTTCTAATCAAATTTTAAATTATTTGAAATTTTTGAATTAA
- a CDS encoding DUF2156 domain-containing protein: MEFKVNGVDFHKFTIDTKPIMEKYLLTLGEDLEVDISDYTFAANYIWLSNVSGFYAIIEDSFCLFVMTGTELSMLLPPIGKLKKLKSAILKCFEIMNQNNSSKFFSHIDYVAECVLDKFAKSLDKTADIFDVFEDFIFEKKLADYIYKSDDLIELKGNAYHTKRTEINKFKKTYPNFEVFPLSVEKHTNDILNLTNLWAQERIKYMPSVSNGEFMEGIYQEQAAIKRMLNHYKELELIGIVLYIDGVLKGFTVGEKINEGVASVIIEKTDFEVLGCAQFIFREFSKVLKEHFECDLINVGDDMGFENLKKVKMSYRPHKLEIKYSIYQK; encoded by the coding sequence TTGGAATTTAAAGTAAATGGTGTTGATTTTCATAAATTTACTATCGACACAAAACCTATTATGGAAAAGTATCTTCTTACTCTAGGTGAGGATTTAGAAGTTGATATAAGCGATTATACCTTTGCTGCAAATTACATTTGGTTGTCAAATGTAAGTGGATTTTACGCAATTATCGAAGATAGTTTTTGTCTTTTTGTAATGACTGGAACTGAGCTTAGTATGCTTTTACCACCAATTGGAAAACTTAAAAAGCTTAAAAGTGCTATTTTAAAATGTTTTGAAATTATGAATCAAAACAACTCTTCTAAGTTTTTTTCTCATATTGACTATGTTGCTGAATGCGTGCTTGATAAATTTGCAAAATCCCTAGATAAAACAGCTGATATTTTTGATGTTTTTGAAGATTTTATTTTTGAAAAAAAACTTGCAGATTATATCTATAAAAGCGATGATTTGATAGAGCTAAAAGGAAACGCCTACCATACAAAACGAACTGAAATTAACAAATTTAAAAAAACATATCCAAATTTTGAAGTTTTTCCATTAAGCGTTGAAAAACATACAAACGATATTTTAAATCTTACAAATTTATGGGCACAAGAGCGTATAAAATATATGCCAAGCGTTTCAAATGGCGAGTTTATGGAAGGAATTTATCAAGAGCAAGCAGCAATAAAAAGAATGCTAAATCACTATAAAGAGCTTGAATTAATAGGTATAGTTTTGTATATTGATGGCGTTTTAAAAGGCTTTACAGTTGGTGAAAAAATAAATGAAGGTGTTGCAAGCGTGATAATAGAAAAAACAGATTTTGAAGTTTTAGGTTGCGCGCAATTTATATTTAGAGAGTTTTCTAAGGTTTTAAAAGAGCATTTTGAATGCGATCTTATAAATGTTGGGGATGATATGGGCTTTGAAAATCTTAAAAAAGTAAAGATGAGTTATCGCCCTCACAAACTCGAAATAAAATACTCAATTTATCAAAAATAA